A genome region from Sporosarcina sp. ANT_H38 includes the following:
- a CDS encoding NADPH-dependent FMN reductase — protein MKIVLLSGSNVGSKTRTAMDYTVKIAHEKYPDAEITLLDLAEFNMVFSDGRNYWDYEGDTKYVTETLMAADAIIIGTPTFQASIPATLKNIFDLLPVNAFRDKVVSMLVTAGTAKHYLMAEQQLKPILAYMKAHIVPTYVFIEEKDFHRKEIVNDDVLFRMERLVEDTVLLVDAYVGIRKVKDEEYGF, from the coding sequence ATGAAAATCGTATTACTATCGGGCTCCAATGTAGGATCTAAAACAAGAACAGCCATGGATTATACAGTCAAAATAGCGCATGAAAAATATCCGGATGCAGAGATTACATTGCTGGATCTGGCCGAATTTAACATGGTCTTTAGTGACGGGCGTAATTACTGGGACTACGAGGGCGACACCAAATATGTAACAGAAACACTGATGGCGGCGGATGCCATTATTATTGGAACACCGACGTTCCAAGCTTCTATTCCAGCTACGCTAAAAAATATTTTTGATTTATTACCAGTCAATGCGTTCCGGGATAAAGTGGTGAGCATGCTTGTAACAGCTGGTACAGCGAAGCATTATTTAATGGCGGAACAGCAGTTGAAGCCGATTTTAGCGTATATGAAGGCGCATATTGTACCCACTTATGTATTTATAGAAGAAAAGGATTTCCACCGCAAAGAAATCGTCAATGATGATGTTCTCTTCCGGATGGAGCGCTTAGTGGAAGATACCGTGCTCCTCGTCGATGCTTATGTAGGGATTCGGAAAGTGAAAGATGAGGAATATGGTTTTTAA
- a CDS encoding LLM class flavin-dependent oxidoreductase: MEKYRIDTTKGLEFGLYSIGDHVLNPLTGSRISAEQRIQELIEASKLADEAGIDVFAVGESHQTHFTTQAHTVILGAIAQATKNIKIASSATVLSVSDPVRVYEDFATIDLISKGRAEIVAGRGSRIGAYSLLGYDVHDYEELFEEKLELLMKINDEENVTWQGQFRAPLENATILPQPKNGHLPIWRAVGGPPASAIKAGYAGVPMMLTTLGGPAINFKVSVDAYREAAQRSGFDPAALPIATTSLFYTAENSQDALREYYPHANGGMQALRGGGYPKQQFAQSTDTRDALMIGSPQQIIEKMLYQYELFGQQRFMAQIDFGGVPFDKIMKNIELIATEILPAVKKYTAGK; this comes from the coding sequence ATGGAGAAATACCGTATTGATACTACTAAAGGACTTGAATTTGGTTTATATTCGATTGGGGATCATGTACTAAATCCTCTAACAGGAAGTCGTATTAGCGCAGAGCAACGTATTCAAGAATTGATTGAAGCAAGTAAGCTGGCAGACGAGGCAGGAATAGATGTTTTCGCAGTTGGTGAAAGTCATCAAACGCATTTTACAACACAAGCGCATACGGTCATTTTAGGCGCTATCGCACAGGCAACAAAAAATATTAAAATTGCGAGTTCTGCAACGGTGTTAAGTGTATCGGATCCTGTGCGTGTCTATGAAGATTTTGCCACGATTGATTTGATTTCAAAAGGTCGAGCTGAAATTGTTGCAGGACGTGGTTCACGGATAGGGGCTTATAGTTTACTCGGTTATGATGTACATGATTACGAAGAGTTATTTGAAGAAAAATTAGAACTTCTGATGAAGATAAATGATGAGGAAAATGTGACGTGGCAGGGGCAATTCCGGGCACCGTTGGAAAACGCTACTATTTTACCACAACCCAAAAATGGTCATCTGCCAATTTGGCGTGCAGTAGGCGGACCACCTGCAAGTGCTATTAAGGCGGGCTATGCAGGAGTGCCGATGATGCTAACTACGCTTGGTGGCCCTGCGATTAACTTTAAGGTTTCAGTGGATGCTTATCGTGAGGCGGCACAGCGTAGTGGTTTTGATCCAGCGGCTTTACCTATAGCGACAACGAGCTTATTTTATACCGCAGAAAATTCACAAGATGCGCTGCGTGAATATTATCCACATGCCAATGGTGGTATGCAGGCGTTAAGAGGCGGCGGCTATCCGAAACAACAATTTGCACAATCGACGGATACACGTGATGCGTTAATGATTGGTAGCCCACAGCAAATTATTGAAAAAATGCTCTACCAATACGAGTTATTTGGTCAACAACGATTCATGGCACAAATCGACTTCGGTGGAGTGCCGTTTGATAAAATTATGAAAAATATTGAGCTGATTGCGACAGAAATACTGCCAGCGGTTAAGAAATATACAGCCGGAAAATAA
- a CDS encoding ring-cleaving dioxygenase, with the protein MHKIPGHHHISMITKNAKMNNQFYQKVLGLRRVKKTVNQDSPSMYHLFYGDLTGSAGTELSFFEMSMAGRTVRGTNAITQIGLLVPSFESLEYWKNRFELLDVVHGEIITYAGREALTFEDSEGLRLILLNNNGEEVPKHWSAWEDSIVEQKHRILGMGTTEITVRYLDRTAKTLKDMFGYVEVTRSEKEAIYQSVEGQSFGEIVLKQLEGPSEKPGRGSIHHLAIRVKNEEELRYWDGVVKERGFDSSGVIDRFYFQSLYFRDSNGILFEIATDGPGFTIDSTVEALGKELDLPPFLESKRAEIEAKLQPID; encoded by the coding sequence ATGCATAAAATTCCAGGACATCACCATATTTCAATGATTACAAAAAACGCTAAGATGAATAATCAATTTTATCAAAAGGTGTTAGGTTTGAGACGAGTAAAAAAGACAGTTAATCAAGACAGTCCATCTATGTATCATTTGTTTTACGGCGATTTAACAGGAAGTGCTGGTACAGAGCTATCCTTTTTTGAAATGTCGATGGCAGGAAGAACGGTCCGTGGAACAAATGCAATTACACAAATTGGATTGCTTGTACCATCATTTGAAAGTCTGGAATACTGGAAAAACAGATTTGAGCTATTAGATGTTGTGCATGGAGAAATTATAACTTATGCAGGTCGAGAAGCACTTACATTTGAAGATTCGGAAGGGCTACGCCTTATTTTGCTAAATAATAATGGTGAAGAAGTACCCAAACACTGGTCAGCTTGGGAAGATTCTATCGTGGAGCAGAAGCATCGCATTTTAGGGATGGGAACTACAGAAATAACAGTACGTTATTTAGACCGAACGGCTAAAACATTAAAGGATATGTTTGGCTATGTAGAAGTAACTCGTTCAGAAAAGGAAGCCATTTATCAGTCAGTTGAAGGGCAATCATTTGGTGAAATAGTCCTGAAGCAGTTGGAGGGGCCGAGTGAAAAACCAGGCCGAGGAAGTATTCATCATTTGGCGATTCGTGTGAAAAACGAGGAGGAGCTACGCTATTGGGACGGAGTCGTGAAAGAACGTGGCTTTGATTCATCAGGCGTCATCGATCGTTTTTATTTCCAAAGTTTATACTTCCGTGATTCGAATGGCATTCTATTTGAAATTGCTACAGATGGACCTGGATTTACAATAGATTCAACTGTTGAAGCGTTAGGAAAAGAATTAGATTTACCACCATTTTTAGAATCAAAACGTGCAGAAATTGAAGCGAAATTACAACCGATTGACTAA
- a CDS encoding MarR family winged helix-turn-helix transcriptional regulator: MRNNTIGSLIWLRLMRFTNQSNQLSNDFLKRFDLTTAQFDVLVQIHIYQPLTQSELAEKVTVTQGGISRMLARLEKEGYIVRKQDWKTKMITLTDNAEAILEEAMPAQLAFQSSFFADVLNEEEEKTLYTLMTRVHKYSQRKELPLE, from the coding sequence ATGCGTAATAATACGATTGGATCGTTAATTTGGTTACGTTTAATGCGTTTTACAAATCAAAGTAACCAACTATCAAATGATTTTTTAAAGCGTTTTGATTTAACAACTGCCCAATTCGATGTACTTGTGCAAATTCACATATACCAGCCTCTTACACAAAGCGAATTAGCTGAAAAAGTGACAGTTACGCAAGGCGGGATTTCCCGTATGCTCGCGCGACTTGAAAAAGAAGGTTATATTGTACGTAAGCAAGACTGGAAAACGAAAATGATTACCCTCACTGACAATGCAGAAGCAATTTTAGAAGAGGCTATGCCAGCTCAACTGGCGTTTCAATCGTCATTTTTTGCCGATGTATTAAACGAGGAAGAAGAGAAAACACTGTACACATTGATGACACGTGTACATAAATATAGTCAAAGAAAAGAATTACCGTTAGAGTGA